The nucleotide sequence GGCCGGAGTCTGGGTAGATGATCAGTTGGGAACCTTTGATGCGGCGGTGAAGGTCCTCGGAGAGCCTGGAAGGCACCATTCGATCGTTGTCGCCGTTGGCGATCAGCGTGGGCTGTGTTAGCAAGGACAGGTCCGACGGGGCCGAGCGGCCGTACTTCCGGATTGCTTTGAGCTGTGTTTGGAACGCGCGGGTGGTGATTGGTTGGTCACGGTTCCCGGTCCGCTCCTGCAGGCGGTTAATGAAGGCTTTCGCAGCGGTCTTGCCGGCGACGTTGCGGTTGAAGAAGAGGAATTCCTTGGGGTCTGAACGGGTGACGGTCGCGCGCAGGATGTCCCAGTAGGTGGTACGGACCACCTTGTCGATGTTCTTCCCACCGCGGGGACCGGTTCCGGTCAGGACCAGTTTGCGGACAAGGCTGGGGTGTTTTGAGACGAGGTCCTGGGCGATCATGCCGCCCAAAGAGAAGGAGAAGACATCAATGGTTGTGAAGCCCAGGGCCTTGATGAGGGTGTAGGCGTCGTCGGCCATTGCTTCGATGCTGGTGGGAACGTGTCCTGTGGACGCGCCGACTCCGGGCTGGTCGAAGGTGATGACGTGGCGGTTCCTGGCAATGGGGTCAATGATCCTGGGATCCCAGTTGTCCAACGTAGCGGCGAGATGCACGAAGAAGATGACGGGGATCCCGCCCCTGGGCCCAAGCTCGCGGTAGGCGAAGCTGATGCCGCCGGCGGTGATGGTTCTGGCCGGTGCCTCCGCATATGAGGTGATGACCGGCTCGTTGGGTGCGTCGGTGTAGTCCATGATGATGGTTCTCCTGGGTTATTGGATTAATTCCTGGGCGGATAGCAGCGGTGGATCAGGCGGTGACGCTGAGGACTGCTTTGCCTCGGAAGCCACCTGCGGCCAGGGATTGCAGTGCCTCCGGAGCTTGGCCGAAGGTGAAGACTCTCCCTACGATGGGGCGCAGTGCGCCGTCGTCCACCAGGGCACTGATTCGGCGAAGTTGATCGCCGCTGGCCCGCATGAAGAGGAATTCATAGCTGACGCCGAGCTTCCTTGCTTTCCGGCGGATCTTGCTGCTGAGTGCAGTGGTCGCAAGGAGCAGCACGGGGTTGAGGCCTGCCCTGCGGGCGAAGGCCGGATCGGGCGGGCCGGCGATCCCTATCGCCTTCCCGCCTGGTTTGAGGATGCGCAGTGATTTCTGGAGGTTTTCGCCTCCGAGGCTATCGAGCACCAGATCGTATCCGCTCAGAAGCTTTTCGAAGTCCTGGTTGCGGTAGTCGATGACGACGTCGGCGCCGAGGTCGCGGACGAATCCGGCGTTGGAGCTGCTGGCGGTGGTAGCAACGGTCGCTCCGAGATGTTTGGCGAGCTGGATGGCGATGGATCCCACCCCGCCCGCGCCGGCATGGATAAGAACTTTCTGCCCTGGTTGCACATTGCCCTGTTCTACGAGGGCCTGCCATGCCGTCAGCGCTACAAGTGGCAGCGAGCCGGCTTCCTCCATGCTGGCCGCTACGGGCTTGAGCGCGAGGTCTTCCTCCGCGATTGCTATCCGTTCGGCGAAGGTGCCGATGCGGTCTTGGTGGGGGCGGGCGTACACCTCGTCGCCGGGCTTGAATCCCTTCACGCTTTGTCCCACGCGAAGCACTGTGCCTGCAACGTCGTTGCCGAGGATCAGCTGGAGTTTGTAGGGAAGGATCTGCTTGAACTCGCCCAATCGGATCTTTTCGTCCAGCTGGTTCAGCCCGGCAGCGTGGACCTGCACCAGCACGTCACGGTCGCCTATGACAGGTTCGGCGACTTCGGCTTCCTGGAGGGGTTCCTTGTATTTGGTGACAACAAATGCGCGCATGTCGCGGTACTCCTTTACTAAGTGATTTAACTCAATTATGAGTGGACTCAGTTTTGTAGTCAAGCGTGAAGGGAGAAAGCGCCGTGGCGATGGGGCTGATCCATCACCACGGCGCGGCTGTTGTTACCGGGACTTGCTGGGGGAGAGCTGGGGGTAGAGCGCCTCTATTGGCGCGCTGAGCCCGGCCTTGAGTTGGACCGATGTCTCGTCGGCGAGTACCTCGTATTCACCGGCCTCCACGGCGTCCAGCACCTTGTTGACCAGTTCGGCCGGGTCCATCTTGGGGTCGGTGGTGTGTGCGGCCATCGCCGTGTCCACATACCCCACATGGACGCCCACCACATGGACGCCCTCGGGCGCGAGCTCCAGGCGCAGCGAATTCGTGGCCGACCACAGGGCGGCCTTGGTTGCGCTGTAAATGCCACCGACGGCGTACCAGCTCATGGCGGAGTGGATATCGACGATCGCAGCATTGTCCTTGGCCGACAGGATCGGCGCGAACGCGCGGGCGAGGAAGAGCGGGCCCAGGAAGTTCGTCTCCACATTGGCCCGGATCTCCGCATCAGTGTGGCTGAGAATGCCCGAGGTGGCCACGGATGCTCCAGCGTTGTTGATCAGGACGGTTGCATCGGGCGCAGCCTCGACTGCGGCCTGTATGGACGACGGGTCCGTGATGTCCAAAGTCAGCGGAACGATTCGGTTGTCGTCCCAGGTGCGCGGGGTTCGCGCGGTGGCGTAGACCTTGCTGGCGCCCCGCGCCAGGGCGGTGTGGACGAAGTGGGTTCCGATCCCGCCGTTCGCGCCGGTGACGAGGACAACTGCTCCATTGAGTGAGTACATTTTCACGAACTTTCTGTTGTGATTACCGTCGTGGCCAGCTGGCTGGACGGTTCCGGGAGAGGTGTGGCAAGTGCCGCCTTGGGATCCCGGGTGACTGTACTCATAACTGAGTGTGCTCAGAATATATTCCGCGGGTAACTGCCGTTTTGCTGGACAGCTTCGGACGGTGGAGCATGGACGACGGCGACCTGGCCGGGGCTGCACCGAGATGGCCTCCTGGAGTTCCTCCGCCACGGCGCGGCCCATGTCCTCGAGGTTCATGTCCACTGTTGTCAGCGGGGGTTGGGGCGTGGTGCTGAAGAGTTCCCAGTTGTCGAACCCAACCACGCCGATGTCGTGCGGTACGGGGAAGGGATTCCTGATTCGAATATATGTTCTAGTCTTGTTGTCATGAGACCGAAGCAAGACTCCGCCGCCTTTGCCCGGATGTTGGCGCAGATAGATGCCGACAGCAGCCACCCCAGGCCTGATGACGGGAAGATCATCGAGTTGG is from Paenarthrobacter nicotinovorans and encodes:
- a CDS encoding alpha/beta fold hydrolase, whose translation is MDYTDAPNEPVITSYAEAPARTITAGGISFAYRELGPRGGIPVIFFVHLAATLDNWDPRIIDPIARNRHVITFDQPGVGASTGHVPTSIEAMADDAYTLIKALGFTTIDVFSFSLGGMIAQDLVSKHPSLVRKLVLTGTGPRGGKNIDKVVRTTYWDILRATVTRSDPKEFLFFNRNVAGKTAAKAFINRLQERTGNRDQPITTRAFQTQLKAIRKYGRSAPSDLSLLTQPTLIANGDNDRMVPSRLSEDLHRRIKGSQLIIYPDSGHGGIFQNHATFAPAVVEFLTP
- a CDS encoding NADP-dependent oxidoreductase gives rise to the protein MRAFVVTKYKEPLQEAEVAEPVIGDRDVLVQVHAAGLNQLDEKIRLGEFKQILPYKLQLILGNDVAGTVLRVGQSVKGFKPGDEVYARPHQDRIGTFAERIAIAEEDLALKPVAASMEEAGSLPLVALTAWQALVEQGNVQPGQKVLIHAGAGGVGSIAIQLAKHLGATVATTASSSNAGFVRDLGADVVIDYRNQDFEKLLSGYDLVLDSLGGENLQKSLRILKPGGKAIGIAGPPDPAFARRAGLNPVLLLATTALSSKIRRKARKLGVSYEFLFMRASGDQLRRISALVDDGALRPIVGRVFTFGQAPEALQSLAAGGFRGKAVLSVTA
- a CDS encoding SDR family oxidoreductase; translation: MYSLNGAVVLVTGANGGIGTHFVHTALARGASKVYATARTPRTWDDNRIVPLTLDITDPSSIQAAVEAAPDATVLINNAGASVATSGILSHTDAEIRANVETNFLGPLFLARAFAPILSAKDNAAIVDIHSAMSWYAVGGIYSATKAALWSATNSLRLELAPEGVHVVGVHVGYVDTAMAAHTTDPKMDPAELVNKVLDAVEAGEYEVLADETSVQLKAGLSAPIEALYPQLSPSKSR